Proteins encoded in a region of the Limnothrix sp. FACHB-406 genome:
- a CDS encoding DUF3288 family protein: MNMKQQDQQHPQEMVDRNLVQAILTSDPTDFYVCELARLRIRYRNFPGARQIQADLDKALSRWGFDEESLYQKTRELHAQGNIYQVNSRRRDEEDWS, encoded by the coding sequence TTGAACATGAAACAGCAAGATCAACAACACCCACAAGAAATGGTCGATCGCAACTTGGTGCAAGCCATTTTGACCAGCGATCCCACCGATTTTTATGTTTGTGAATTAGCCAGGTTACGAATTCGCTATCGCAACTTTCCGGGAGCCAGACAAATTCAAGCCGACCTGGACAAAGCCCTCAGCCGCTGGGGGTTTGATGAGGAATCGCTCTATCAAAAAACTCGCGAATTGCACGCCCAAGGCAATATTTATCAGGTCAATAGCCGTCGTCGCGATGAAGAAGATTGGAGTTAA
- a CDS encoding DUF6671 family protein: MNLTDAWEGETITIATMHGKEQVIAPILEQAWGLRSIVPSELDTDRFGTFTREVDRPGDQLATARAKALAALALTGGSIALASEGSFGPHPSVPFAAANRELVLLIDQSLGLELVGEAISLKTNYRQGRVRSWAEVEKFAETIGFPDHGLVVGWGEPQNLQGVTKGLRDRSALAAAVTEALTRSPDGSLWVETDMRAMHNPTRMQVIAQATENLVAKARSTCPVCHWPGFWVTQRLPGLPCGECGLPTSLIRLHRSICDRCGHQQDDPFPQGETTADPTYCPFCNP, from the coding sequence ATGAACCTGACGGACGCTTGGGAAGGGGAAACCATCACGATCGCCACGATGCATGGCAAGGAACAGGTGATTGCGCCGATTTTGGAGCAAGCCTGGGGCCTGCGCTCGATCGTGCCGTCGGAACTGGATACGGATCGGTTTGGCACTTTTACCCGAGAAGTTGATCGACCCGGCGATCAGCTTGCCACGGCTCGGGCTAAGGCCCTGGCGGCCTTGGCGCTAACCGGTGGGTCGATCGCCCTAGCCAGTGAAGGTTCCTTTGGCCCCCATCCCAGCGTTCCCTTCGCGGCGGCTAACCGGGAATTGGTGCTGCTGATTGATCAATCCCTGGGGCTGGAGTTGGTCGGTGAGGCCATTTCCCTAAAAACCAACTATCGCCAAGGACGGGTTCGCAGTTGGGCGGAAGTGGAAAAATTTGCTGAAACCATTGGTTTTCCCGATCACGGTCTGGTGGTGGGTTGGGGCGAACCCCAAAACCTGCAGGGGGTGACGAAGGGCCTGCGCGATCGCTCGGCTCTGGCGGCGGCCGTCACCGAGGCCCTGACCCGATCGCCCGATGGCTCCCTGTGGGTGGAAACGGATATGCGAGCCATGCATAACCCCACGCGAATGCAGGTGATTGCCCAAGCCACGGAAAACCTGGTGGCCAAGGCGCGATCGACCTGTCCCGTTTGTCACTGGCCGGGGTTTTGGGTCACGCAGCGGCTGCCGGGGTTGCCCTGTGGTGAATGTGGGCTGCCCACGTCGCTCATTCGCCTGCATCGCTCCATTTGCGATCGCTGTGGCCACCAACAGGACGATCCCTTTCCCCAAGGCGAAACCACTGCGGATCCCACCTACTGCCCCTTCTGCAATCCTTAG
- a CDS encoding DUF362 domain-containing protein, whose amino-acid sequence MTATLSPTIPPTAVVASEAWSYQPPAEAIGAQRILVKPNLGYPVGPPVTVGDRVLATVLQTLRSVAPQAEILIVEGVCSPVSLAEIAQRRGLHRLLDQGMTLVDADSLPLAEYENQSPLPVRFRSMWAPALLREVDCRISIGALKRTHLKEAPLISASLKNLYGLFPRDRYKARSPHSRGQLHRPSVPQVLQDVYFCIGHLFNGAVVDGTVKYFSPDYRPDQGQTLPLDRVFFGSDLIAVDRLACQTGQEPLPDYLAAIDRLRTQRDIP is encoded by the coding sequence ATGACTGCCACCCTTTCCCCCACCATCCCGCCCACGGCCGTTGTGGCCAGCGAGGCTTGGAGCTATCAACCCCCTGCCGAGGCGATCGGGGCACAGCGAATTTTGGTGAAACCCAACTTGGGCTATCCCGTGGGGCCACCGGTCACCGTGGGCGATCGAGTCTTGGCCACTGTTTTGCAAACCTTGCGATCGGTTGCTCCCCAAGCGGAAATCCTGATTGTGGAAGGTGTGTGCTCGCCGGTTTCCCTCGCAGAAATTGCCCAGCGGCGTGGTCTGCATCGGTTATTGGATCAGGGCATGACCCTGGTTGATGCAGACAGCCTGCCCTTGGCGGAATACGAGAATCAATCGCCCTTACCCGTGCGCTTTCGTTCCATGTGGGCCCCGGCCCTGTTGCGGGAGGTGGACTGTCGAATCTCGATCGGGGCCCTCAAACGCACCCATTTGAAAGAGGCTCCCCTCATTTCCGCCTCCCTTAAAAATCTCTACGGTCTCTTTCCGCGCGATCGCTACAAAGCACGCAGCCCCCACTCCCGTGGCCAGCTCCATCGCCCCTCTGTGCCGCAGGTTTTACAGGATGTTTATTTCTGCATTGGCCATCTGTTTAACGGGGCGGTGGTGGATGGCACGGTCAAATATTTCAGCCCCGACTATCGACCCGATCAAGGGCAAACCCTACCGCTCGATCGGGTCTTTTTTGGCAGTGATTTAATTGCAGTCGATCGGCTCGCTTGCCAAACCGGCCAAGAACCGCTGCCCGATTATTTAGCCGCCATCGATCGGCTTAGAACCCAAAGGGATATCCCCTAG
- a CDS encoding phycobilisome rod-core linker polypeptide has translation MALPLLDYPLTSQNQRVDGFEVANQGGLRLITNEIDEVTRAAYRQIFNEQQLTASSRLLALESQLRCGQISVQDFIRGLATSEVFRTRNYDTNNNYRFVQMCVQRILGREVYNDREKLSWSIVLATEGLNGFIDSLLNSEEYQTHFGRDTVPYQRRRILPQRSSGAVTFAHTARYGEDYRDRLPKPMDVQFGLFNWETFMRQADWPTAIGLLAGMSLLIAALLLFSVTIGSSAA, from the coding sequence ATGGCACTTCCCCTTCTGGATTACCCCCTGACTTCTCAAAACCAGCGAGTGGATGGTTTTGAAGTTGCCAATCAAGGTGGTTTGCGTCTCATCACCAATGAGATTGATGAGGTGACTCGCGCGGCCTATCGGCAAATTTTTAATGAGCAACAGCTAACGGCCAGCAGCCGTCTTTTGGCGCTGGAATCTCAACTGCGTTGCGGTCAAATTTCGGTGCAAGACTTCATTCGCGGCCTGGCCACTTCCGAAGTGTTTCGCACGCGCAATTACGACACCAATAATAATTATCGCTTTGTGCAGATGTGTGTGCAGCGAATTTTGGGTCGCGAGGTTTATAACGATCGGGAAAAACTGTCTTGGTCGATCGTTTTGGCCACCGAAGGTTTGAATGGCTTCATTGACTCGTTGCTCAACAGCGAGGAATATCAAACCCACTTTGGACGGGACACGGTTCCCTATCAACGGCGGCGGATTTTGCCTCAGCGATCGAGCGGTGCAGTAACCTTTGCGCACACGGCTCGCTATGGCGAAGATTATCGCGATCGCTTGCCAAAACCCATGGATGTGCAGTTTGGTTTGTTCAATTGGGAAACCTTTATGCGCCAGGCCGATTGGCCCACGGCGATCGGTTTGTTGGCGGGCATGTCGCTCTTGATTGCGGCGTTGTTGCTGTTCTCTGTGACGATCGGAAGCAGCGCGGCCTAA
- a CDS encoding DUF6636 domain-containing protein, with the protein MDSLARLSRWLIPAAVAGLSWGTVQVHPMQADSGIQGFVLPSGNIICGSWMDGGQGYLRCHVQSGLRPLPPQPADCNLDWGHEILLNANGQTEVLCVGDTIAGPYPRLNYNQVWERNGFRCEAKTTGLTCRARNGRGMFLSRERWRKI; encoded by the coding sequence ATGGATTCTCTTGCGCGACTTTCTCGATGGTTAATTCCGGCGGCGGTGGCTGGCCTCAGTTGGGGCACGGTTCAGGTTCATCCTATGCAGGCTGATTCCGGGATTCAAGGGTTTGTGTTACCCAGCGGTAACATTATCTGTGGCTCTTGGATGGATGGCGGCCAGGGCTATTTGCGCTGTCATGTGCAGTCGGGGTTGCGGCCACTGCCCCCGCAGCCCGCCGATTGTAATTTGGATTGGGGTCATGAAATCTTGCTGAATGCCAACGGCCAGACCGAGGTGCTTTGTGTGGGAGACACGATCGCGGGCCCATATCCTCGATTGAATTACAACCAGGTTTGGGAGCGAAATGGATTTCGTTGCGAAGCCAAAACCACCGGTTTAACCTGCCGTGCTCGGAATGGTCGGGGCATGTTCTTGAGTCGAGAACGCTGGCGAAAAATCTAG
- a CDS encoding Ig-like domain-containing protein, with protein MWRSVQHRWQNSPKGNPQWQPIDRAAWLVIAALVVAIAALLVLGDRSAARVRDFSWADRTIGADDRAFVLAFNRPMNRDSVEANLKLDPPLEGKVSWAGTRMAFTLDRPAPYGTSFQLQLGAGARDTREDSKPAESFSAAFRSRDRVFAYIGTEGEEAGRLILYELTQQRKTILTPPNLLVNDFKPYPNRDRILFSATETSTLEKTDSPSLLEQQFYTVTTGLSVTNQAPEPAGEVMPVLDNRDYQNLKFDLAPDGSAALVQRAERKNASNVSLWLLRDRQTPQKLESQGGGEFVITPDSQSIAITQGQGVAILPLPKADTGNNDRYRREIQPLDFLPKFGTVLGFASDGSAAALVKFNGDFTRSLFVVTPSGETELARIQGSILRAEFTPDNRVLYALVTQRVEDENYREQPYIGAFDLKTKALSPLLLLPEQLDIALDLSPDGAALLFDQIDTKAKAKDDRADQSNQSDQSEASEEETTQDDRESGRGNRADRSTTDPEVSRRPEASDGNKIEHSQLWLLPVAQNPDGTFAKLTPQALPLPGARPRWLP; from the coding sequence ATGTGGCGATCCGTGCAACATCGATGGCAAAACAGCCCCAAGGGCAATCCCCAATGGCAACCCATTGACCGAGCCGCCTGGCTGGTGATCGCGGCTTTGGTGGTGGCGATCGCGGCTTTGTTGGTGCTGGGCGATCGATCGGCGGCGCGGGTGCGCGATTTCTCATGGGCCGATCGCACCATTGGAGCGGACGATCGCGCCTTTGTGTTGGCCTTCAATCGGCCGATGAATCGAGACAGTGTGGAGGCTAATTTAAAACTGGATCCTCCTCTGGAAGGGAAAGTTAGCTGGGCCGGAACTCGCATGGCCTTCACGCTCGATCGCCCAGCGCCCTATGGCACTAGCTTTCAGCTCCAGTTGGGAGCCGGGGCCCGCGACACCCGCGAAGACAGCAAACCGGCGGAGTCCTTCTCGGCGGCATTTCGATCGCGCGATCGGGTTTTTGCTTACATTGGCACCGAAGGCGAGGAAGCCGGCCGCCTGATCCTGTATGAACTGACCCAGCAGCGGAAAACCATCCTCACCCCGCCGAACCTGTTGGTGAACGACTTCAAGCCCTATCCCAACCGTGATCGGATCCTGTTTTCTGCCACCGAAACCAGCACCCTGGAAAAAACCGACAGCCCCAGCCTGCTCGAACAGCAGTTTTATACGGTCACCACAGGCTTGAGCGTCACCAACCAAGCGCCCGAACCGGCTGGCGAGGTGATGCCAGTCTTGGATAACCGGGATTATCAAAACTTGAAATTTGACTTGGCCCCCGACGGTTCGGCGGCCCTGGTGCAACGGGCGGAGCGCAAAAATGCCAGCAATGTCAGTCTGTGGCTGCTGCGCGATCGGCAAACGCCCCAAAAGCTGGAGAGCCAGGGCGGCGGCGAGTTTGTGATTACGCCCGACAGCCAATCGATCGCCATTACCCAGGGGCAGGGGGTGGCCATTTTGCCCCTGCCCAAAGCTGACACGGGCAACAACGATCGCTACCGGCGGGAAATTCAACCCCTGGACTTTTTGCCCAAGTTTGGAACCGTGTTGGGATTTGCCAGCGACGGTTCAGCGGCGGCCCTGGTGAAATTCAACGGTGACTTTACCCGATCGCTCTTTGTGGTCACCCCCAGCGGCGAAACGGAACTGGCCCGAATTCAAGGATCAATTTTGCGCGCTGAATTCACCCCCGATAACCGTGTGCTCTACGCCTTGGTTACCCAACGGGTTGAGGATGAAAACTACCGCGAACAGCCCTATATCGGAGCCTTTGACCTAAAAACCAAGGCCCTGTCGCCCCTGTTGCTGTTGCCGGAGCAGCTCGATATTGCCCTTGATCTATCGCCGGATGGTGCAGCCCTGTTGTTTGACCAAATCGACACCAAGGCAAAGGCCAAGGACGATCGCGCTGATCAGTCCAATCAGTCCGATCAGTCCGAAGCAAGCGAAGAAGAAACCACCCAGGACGATCGGGAATCAGGACGGGGCAACCGTGCGGATCGATCGACCACCGACCCCGAAGTTTCCCGCCGACCCGAAGCCAGTGATGGCAATAAAATCGAGCACAGCCAACTTTGGTTGTTGCCCGTGGCCCAAAATCCCGATGGAACCTTTGCCAAATTGACCCCGCAGGCGTTACCACTGCCTGGGGCCCGTCCTCGCTGGCTCCCCTAA
- a CDS encoding TIGR03943 family protein, which produces MKPFLNATAPMGAASAVLSQPSRSNWLPWVDVAAIAAWGALMLHYWHGGRLALLIHPAYHGLVVVTGFLLLMAAASLAINLVQSGRLLRRRLSLAADPDSEQHISLLPKGWATLLLLLAAIGGFWIAPQPLTSHKALQRGIGDPTTAIARAPKAFRSNKRPEQRSLIEWVRTLEVYPEPEAYRNQPVNISGFVTKVEGYPADVFWISRFTITCCAADAYPIGLPVRRPANMPDYPPDTWLEIQGRMAVDEIKGERVLSIAPQTMRPIPVPKNPYEF; this is translated from the coding sequence ATGAAGCCATTCCTTAACGCGACGGCTCCAATGGGAGCTGCTTCGGCCGTGTTGTCACAACCAAGTCGATCGAACTGGCTGCCTTGGGTCGATGTGGCAGCGATCGCAGCGTGGGGAGCGCTGATGTTGCACTACTGGCACGGTGGCCGCTTGGCCCTGCTGATCCATCCCGCCTATCACGGCTTGGTGGTGGTCACGGGGTTTTTGTTGCTGATGGCGGCGGCCAGTCTGGCGATTAATTTGGTGCAATCTGGGCGGTTGTTGCGGCGGCGATTGTCGTTGGCGGCGGATCCTGACTCAGAACAACACATCAGTTTGCTGCCCAAGGGGTGGGCAACGCTGTTATTGCTGTTGGCGGCGATCGGGGGGTTTTGGATTGCGCCGCAGCCCCTCACCAGCCACAAAGCTTTGCAACGGGGCATTGGCGACCCCACCACCGCGATCGCCCGTGCGCCCAAGGCCTTTCGCAGCAACAAGCGCCCGGAACAGCGATCGCTGATTGAGTGGGTGCGGACTTTGGAGGTTTATCCCGAACCGGAAGCCTACCGAAACCAACCGGTGAACATCAGCGGTTTTGTCACCAAGGTGGAGGGCTATCCGGCAGATGTGTTTTGGATTTCGCGGTTTACGATCACCTGCTGTGCGGCGGATGCTTACCCGATCGGGCTGCCCGTGCGCCGGCCGGCCAATATGCCGGACTATCCCCCTGATACTTGGCTAGAAATTCAGGGGCGAATGGCGGTGGATGAAATCAAGGGCGAGCGAGTGTTGAGCATTGCGCCACAAACGATGCGCCCGATTCCGGTTCCCAAAAATCCCTATGAGTTCTAG
- a CDS encoding DNA polymerase III subunit gamma/tau, with translation MPYEPLHHKYRPQRFADLVGQQAIAQTLTNALQQNRIAPAYLFAGPRGTGKTSSARILAKSLNCLSSEGPTAEPCGHCQTCVEITQGRALDVVEIDAASNTGVDNIRELIERAQFAPVQCRYKVYVLDEVHMLSGAAFNALLKTLEEPPAHVVFVLATTDPQRVLPTIISRCQRFDFRRIPLVDMVSHLGTIAQQESIEIVPEALTLVAQIAQGGLRDAESLLDQLSLVPTGVTVEAVWDLVGAVPERDLLALVSSLAAGDAEGAVDCLRRLMDRGREPTIVLQNLASFYRDLLIAKTAPDRGDLVALTEPTWQQLCEFARSQELSWILHGQQYLKTGESLLKNSTQPRLWLEVTLMGLLPGAVASVGAVGSVAPMPPRPIAPIALPAPVPAPIAPVAVPASSDPLSTLLAQLGLDSGAIAQFAQGVTQWAQTNPAALMQLIGLLQSMGGVAPAPIATSTPTATPPSVTTVPAAIAPVAAVSQPAPVPTPVPEPAPVSAGPDETFAPEPSPIAPVPASAELDQLWQATLAHVQPPATKMMLSQMGQLLSFDGQNAVVGIPPSWVAKFESRTKAIETAFQQHLQRSVTVAIRANVVMPPQTSAPASFPKNPPRGTPPPPPSPARNPNPMPTTAANPTAGGFGGIATRVAPPPTASPALLPTAPAANPLPAPARPLAPDRPVRSPQLPPAASPQSVSPPSPAGPPPPPEPDDLVARSARSLAQLFNGEIVQVDDLDMF, from the coding sequence ATGCCCTACGAACCGCTGCACCACAAATATCGCCCACAACGGTTTGCCGACTTGGTGGGCCAACAGGCGATCGCCCAAACGCTGACCAACGCGCTTCAGCAGAATCGAATTGCGCCGGCTTACCTGTTTGCGGGGCCTCGGGGAACGGGCAAAACCTCCAGCGCTCGGATTTTGGCGAAATCGCTCAACTGCCTGAGCAGTGAGGGGCCCACGGCGGAACCCTGCGGCCATTGCCAAACTTGCGTGGAAATTACGCAGGGGCGGGCGCTGGATGTGGTGGAAATTGACGCAGCCAGCAATACGGGGGTTGACAACATCCGGGAGCTGATTGAGCGGGCCCAATTTGCCCCGGTGCAATGCCGCTACAAGGTTTATGTGCTGGACGAGGTGCATATGCTGTCGGGCGCGGCGTTCAATGCGCTGCTGAAAACCCTGGAGGAACCGCCGGCCCACGTGGTGTTTGTGTTGGCCACGACGGATCCGCAGCGGGTTTTGCCGACGATTATTTCTCGTTGTCAGCGATTTGACTTTCGGCGGATTCCCCTGGTGGACATGGTGAGCCACTTGGGGACGATCGCCCAACAGGAGTCGATCGAGATTGTGCCGGAAGCGTTGACCCTGGTGGCCCAAATTGCACAGGGGGGCTTGCGCGATGCGGAAAGCCTGCTGGATCAACTAAGCCTGGTTCCCACGGGGGTGACGGTGGAGGCCGTTTGGGATCTGGTGGGGGCTGTGCCGGAGCGAGATTTGCTGGCTTTGGTGTCCAGTTTGGCGGCGGGTGATGCGGAAGGGGCGGTGGATTGTTTGCGGCGGCTGATGGATCGGGGGCGGGAACCGACGATCGTGCTGCAAAATTTGGCGAGTTTCTATCGAGATCTGCTGATTGCGAAGACTGCGCCCGATCGGGGTGATTTGGTGGCCCTGACGGAGCCAACTTGGCAGCAACTCTGTGAATTTGCCCGCAGTCAGGAACTGAGCTGGATCTTGCATGGGCAGCAGTACCTCAAAACCGGCGAATCGCTACTGAAAAACTCCACCCAGCCTCGGTTGTGGTTGGAGGTGACTTTGATGGGGCTGTTGCCGGGGGCGGTGGCTTCGGTAGGGGCTGTTGGGTCGGTGGCTCCGATGCCGCCTCGCCCGATCGCCCCGATCGCGCTTCCGGCTCCTGTGCCGGCCCCGATCGCGCCCGTTGCGGTTCCTGCGTCGAGCGATCCGCTCTCGACTCTGTTGGCCCAGTTGGGGCTAGATTCGGGGGCGATCGCCCAATTTGCCCAGGGCGTGACCCAATGGGCCCAAACGAATCCAGCCGCGCTGATGCAGTTGATTGGTTTGTTGCAGTCCATGGGAGGTGTGGCTCCAGCCCCGATCGCAACAAGCACCCCCACCGCAACTCCCCCAAGCGTAACAACGGTTCCGGCGGCGATCGCTCCGGTGGCCGCTGTTTCCCAACCGGCCCCCGTGCCCACTCCCGTTCCCGAGCCGGCCCCGGTCAGCGCTGGGCCCGATGAAACCTTTGCACCGGAACCCAGCCCGATCGCGCCGGTTCCCGCTTCTGCGGAGCTGGATCAACTGTGGCAAGCGACCTTGGCACATGTGCAACCCCCGGCCACCAAGATGATGTTGTCGCAGATGGGGCAACTGCTGTCCTTTGATGGTCAAAACGCCGTCGTGGGGATTCCGCCCAGTTGGGTTGCCAAGTTTGAGTCCCGCACCAAGGCGATCGAAACGGCCTTTCAGCAGCACCTGCAACGGAGCGTCACGGTTGCGATTCGGGCCAATGTGGTGATGCCCCCCCAGACCAGCGCGCCCGCGTCCTTCCCAAAAAATCCACCCAGGGGAACGCCCCCCCCGCCCCCGAGCCCAGCCCGGAACCCGAATCCGATGCCGACTACGGCCGCGAACCCAACGGCGGGCGGGTTTGGTGGGATCGCGACTAGGGTGGCTCCCCCGCCCACCGCATCCCCAGCCCTGTTGCCCACAGCTCCCGCTGCGAATCCCCTGCCGGCCCCGGCCCGGCCCCTCGCCCCCGATCGCCCTGTGCGATCGCCCCAACTGCCCCCCGCCGCATCTCCCCAATCCGTTTCGCCCCCTTCGCCAGCGGGGCCACCCCCGCCACCGGAGCCCGATGACTTGGTGGCCCGCAGTGCCCGCAGCTTGGCGCAATTGTTCAATGGCGAAATTGTGCAGGTAGACGATCTCGACATGTTTTGA
- a CDS encoding calcium-binding protein, translated as MARTDIDYLDLTNNSETISLAAGQQGRLGVRALAGNDYINGSSDNDTLYGNSDNDTLIGNEGSDVLFGGQGFDFVIGRDGDDLLTGNLGNDQLEGGAGRDTLRGGRDNDILYGQEGDDLLAGDLGIDTLIGGTGRDTFVLAVDDATTTIANADVIVDFDFNGGDFIAISRQVDLFFDNSLDYSRIVGFGSPDVKDVLIRVGGAVGPIIGVVVDATDRQVAQAFAEGPRVL; from the coding sequence ATGGCTCGGACGGATATTGACTATCTCGATCTCACCAACAACAGCGAAACCATCTCCCTCGCAGCCGGCCAGCAGGGCCGCCTGGGTGTGCGGGCCCTCGCAGGCAACGACTACATCAACGGTTCCAGCGACAACGACACCCTCTATGGCAACAGCGACAACGACACCCTGATCGGCAACGAAGGCAGCGATGTGCTCTTTGGGGGCCAGGGCTTTGATTTTGTGATTGGTCGCGATGGGGATGACCTGCTCACGGGCAACCTGGGCAACGACCAACTAGAAGGCGGCGCAGGACGCGATACCCTCCGTGGCGGTCGCGACAACGATATTCTCTACGGCCAAGAGGGTGATGATCTGCTGGCCGGCGACTTGGGCATCGACACCCTAATCGGCGGCACTGGGCGCGATACCTTCGTTCTGGCGGTTGATGATGCCACCACAACCATTGCGAACGCCGATGTGATTGTGGATTTCGACTTCAACGGTGGAGATTTCATCGCGATCAGTCGTCAGGTAGACCTATTTTTTGATAATTCCCTCGACTATTCGCGGATTGTGGGTTTTGGCAGTCCCGATGTGAAGGATGTGTTGATTCGTGTGGGCGGAGCCGTGGGGCCAATCATTGGAGTTGTGGTGGATGCGACTGATCGCCAAGTGGCCCAAGCCTTTGCCGAAGGGCCACGGGTTCTGTAG
- a CDS encoding DUF4214 domain-containing protein — MNRSVNRTCTALAAFLLGLGVAHGGAIEPAMAQSSCRWEGGQLRCDDGSRSDSDRNRNRDRDRDDYRYYDRNEERYRDDYDNDRNNYRGDRQDLEDRIDRLYREVLGRPADRNGLRTYVDRVRDRNWSLQRVRDELANSREAESAIDRAYQEILGRRADSRGMRTYLERLRGGWSIQRVREALMNSRERR, encoded by the coding sequence ATGAACCGTTCTGTGAACCGCACCTGTACTGCATTGGCAGCATTTTTGTTAGGGTTAGGAGTGGCCCATGGGGGCGCGATCGAGCCAGCCATGGCCCAAAGTTCCTGCCGCTGGGAAGGGGGCCAGTTGCGCTGTGATGATGGCAGCCGATCGGACAGCGATCGCAACCGGAATCGAGACCGCGATCGGGATGATTATCGCTACTACGATCGCAACGAAGAACGGTATCGCGACGACTACGACAACGATCGCAACAACTATCGAGGCGATCGACAGGACTTGGAAGATCGGATCGATCGGCTCTATCGCGAAGTGTTGGGCCGGCCCGCCGATCGCAACGGACTGCGTACCTATGTGGATCGGGTGCGCGATCGCAACTGGTCACTGCAACGGGTGCGGGACGAATTAGCCAACAGCCGCGAGGCCGAATCCGCCATCGATCGCGCCTATCAAGAAATTTTGGGTCGCCGGGCCGACAGCCGAGGAATGCGCACCTACCTCGAACGGCTGCGGGGAGGCTGGTCAATCCAGCGCGTTCGGGAAGCCCTCATGAACAGCCGCGAGCGGCGATAA
- the cax gene encoding calcium/proton exchanger produces the protein MSKKDLVFLILLGFIPVSIAAEWLHWSPLVVFITACLAIVPLAAWMGHATEELAGLVGPSLGGLLNATFGNATELIVALVALKEGYVGVVKASLTGSIIGNLLLVMGLSMLLGGLRFKEQTFQPVIARMNASSMNLAVIAMLLPTAVNFTSVGIAESVLQKLSTAVAVVLILVYVMTLLFSMKTHSYLYDVAVAEGDVPDPEASDESAGEGEAHRPNLPLWVGVLLAATIFVAIESELLVHSLETATEQLGLTELFTGVILLPIIGNAAEHATAVTVAMKNKMDLSVSVAMGSSLQIALFVAPVLVIAGWFFGQPMDLNFQPFELVAVAVSVLIANSISSDGESNWLEGLLLLAAYLVLGLAFFFHPTIAS, from the coding sequence ATGAGCAAAAAAGATCTCGTCTTCCTCATCCTTTTGGGGTTTATTCCCGTCTCGATCGCGGCGGAATGGTTGCACTGGAGTCCGCTGGTGGTGTTCATCACCGCTTGCTTGGCGATCGTGCCCCTCGCCGCCTGGATGGGCCATGCCACCGAAGAACTCGCCGGGCTGGTCGGCCCCTCCCTGGGGGGATTGCTGAACGCCACCTTTGGAAACGCCACCGAATTGATTGTGGCCTTGGTTGCGCTCAAAGAGGGCTACGTTGGCGTTGTGAAAGCCAGCTTGACCGGTTCCATCATCGGCAACCTGTTGTTGGTCATGGGGCTGTCGATGTTGTTGGGTGGCTTGCGCTTTAAGGAGCAAACCTTCCAGCCCGTCATTGCCCGCATGAATGCCTCGTCCATGAACCTGGCCGTGATTGCCATGCTGCTACCCACAGCGGTGAACTTCACCTCCGTGGGCATTGCCGAGAGCGTCTTGCAAAAGCTTTCGACAGCGGTGGCGGTGGTCTTGATTTTGGTCTATGTGATGACCCTGCTGTTTTCCATGAAAACCCACAGCTATCTCTACGATGTGGCCGTGGCAGAAGGGGACGTGCCCGATCCGGAAGCCAGCGACGAATCGGCCGGCGAAGGGGAAGCGCACCGGCCAAACCTGCCCCTCTGGGTGGGGGTGTTGTTGGCGGCCACGATTTTTGTGGCGATCGAGTCGGAATTGTTGGTGCATTCCCTGGAAACGGCCACCGAACAGTTGGGACTGACGGAACTGTTCACCGGGGTGATTTTGTTGCCGATTATTGGCAACGCAGCAGAGCACGCCACCGCCGTCACCGTGGCCATGAAAAACAAAATGGACTTGTCCGTTTCGGTGGCCATGGGTTCCAGCTTGCAAATTGCCCTGTTTGTGGCTCCGGTGTTGGTGATTGCCGGTTGGTTTTTTGGGCAACCCATGGATTTGAACTTCCAACCCTTTGAGCTGGTGGCCGTGGCCGTTTCGGTGTTGATCGCCAACTCCATCAGCTCCGACGGGGAATCCAATTGGCTGGAGGGGTTGCTGTTGTTGGCGGCCTATTTGGTGCTGGGTTTGGCCTTCTTCTTCCACCCCACAATTGCCAGTTAG